Proteins encoded together in one Mercenaria mercenaria strain notata chromosome 18, MADL_Memer_1, whole genome shotgun sequence window:
- the LOC123538861 gene encoding interferon-inducible GTPase 5-like, giving the protein MQSECVALHSSPFVTSYFEVLGVFIISGNIKILRTMAEAQITISEVVKRELQEAVSSGGVAKLKDLINKKNNEWKEIPLNIAVTGESGVGKSSFINAIRGITADDDGGAHVDVVEATREIKPYKHPKNSSMVLWDLPGVGTPRFPRSSYLTQVNFEKYDFFLILSAARFREDDLWLAQEIQSLKKNFHFVRTQMDVEVDKDKKGHPKTHSKSNVIEKVRIDCLKNLKEHSLTKASVFLIDNYSPMDFDFDALTRTLIDEAPGHKREAMILSMSVLTDGVIEMKVEALKERIFKVSVLSAVGGAIPIPGVGAALDIALLAGEVSFYKNQLGLDAETIEEHARYLNTESRELQKKLGLQSFGLATTAKGIAQSVSSIAASEALESTLPLAIPIIGSIVSAGISYGVSVASLKYFLGILSEDARKINAELLKKSLQ; this is encoded by the exons ATGCAATCGGAGTGCGTTGCATTACATTCGTCACCATTTGTTACCAGTTACTTCGAAGTGCTTGGAGTGTTTATTATATCTggaaacattaaaatattaag GACAATGGCAGAAGCACAGATAACAATCTCTGAAGTTGTAAAACGCGAGTTACAGGAAGCTGTCTCAAGTGGTGGTGTTGCGAAATTGAAAGATCTAATCAATAAGAAAAACAACGAATGGAAAGAGATTCCTCTTAATATTGCAGTAACAGGCGAATCTGGAGTTGGAAAATCAAGCTTCATCAATGCGATCCGTGGTATTACTGCAGACGATGACGGCGGTGCTCATGTCGATGTTGTTGAAGCAACTAGAGAAATAAAACCATACAAACATCCTAAGAATAGCAGCATGGTCCTCTGGGATCTTCCCGGAGTCGGGACACCGAGATTTCCCAGGAGCTCCTATCTGACACAAGTGAACTTTGAGAAGTACGACTTTTTTCTTATACTTTCAGCTGCTAGATTTAGAGAAGATGATCTTTGGTTGGCTCAAGAAATCCAGAGCCTTAAAAAGAACTTTCATTTTGTGCGCACGCAAATGGATGTTGAGGTGGACAAAGATAAGAAAGGGCATCCAAAAACGCATTCAAAAAGCAATGTCATCGAAAAAGTTAGAATCGATTGCCTCAAAAATCTCAAAGAGCACAGCCTCACGAAAGCCTCTGTATTTCTGATCGACAACTACTCTCCTATGGACTTTGATTTTGATGCATTAACTAGAACGCTGATCGATGAAGCCCCTGGACACAAGAGAGAAGCAATGATACTTTCAATGTCTGTGCTTACAGATGGGGTTATCGAAATGAAAGTGGAAGCCCTCAAAGAGAGAATTTTCAAGGTTTCTGTGCTCTCGGCGGTTGGTGGTGCAATACCAATACCTGGAGTAGGAGCTGCTCTTGATATAGCACTTCTGGCTGGGGAGGTGTCTTTCTATAAAAATCAGCTTGGACTTGACGCTGAGACAATTGAAGAACACGCAAGATATCTAAACACGGAGTCTAGGGAGTTACAGAAAAAGTTAGGCCTGCAAAGTTTTGGGCTGGCTACGACTGCTAAAGGTATTGCACAAAGCGTTTCAAGTATAGCAGCTTCTGAGGCGCTTGAAAGTACCCTGCCCTTGGCAATCCCGATTATAGGCAGTATTGTATCAGCGGGAATTTCATACGGTGTATCCGTTGCGAGTCTTAAGTATTTTCTTGGTATCTTGTCAGAGGATGCCAGAAAAATAAACGCAGAATTGCTGAAAAAATCCTTGCAATAA